The bacterium genome includes a window with the following:
- a CDS encoding ABC transporter ATP-binding protein: protein MRIRFEGTSKEYARRDGGALAALAGIDLTVASGEFVAIVGPSGCGKSTLLLLAAGLLPASAGRIVFEGERAGRPLTALVFQEFALFEWRTVLQNVAFGLEVRRVPAAERDRLAHEYIRLVGLDGFETRYPSELSGGMRQRVGIARALCVDPAILLMDEPLSALDAQTRQLMQDEILGIWERSRKTVLYVTHNIQEAAYLADRITVLSRRPGRIRAVVPVPFPRPRRETLLADAAFGRFTQDVWSMIRDEARTAMREGA from the coding sequence ATGAGGATCCGCTTCGAAGGCACGTCCAAGGAGTACGCCCGCCGGGACGGCGGCGCGCTCGCGGCGCTCGCAGGCATCGACCTCACGGTGGCGAGCGGCGAATTCGTCGCGATCGTCGGCCCGAGCGGCTGCGGGAAATCGACCCTGCTGCTGCTGGCCGCGGGGCTTCTGCCCGCCTCGGCCGGCCGCATCGTCTTCGAGGGAGAGCGCGCCGGACGGCCGCTGACCGCCCTCGTCTTTCAGGAATTCGCGCTGTTCGAGTGGCGCACCGTGCTGCAGAACGTGGCATTCGGCCTGGAGGTGCGGCGCGTGCCCGCCGCGGAGCGCGACCGGCTCGCGCACGAGTACATCCGGCTGGTGGGTCTCGACGGCTTCGAGACGCGGTATCCGTCCGAACTCTCCGGCGGGATGCGGCAGCGGGTCGGGATCGCCCGCGCGCTGTGCGTCGATCCGGCCATTCTCCTGATGGACGAGCCGCTCTCCGCGCTGGACGCGCAGACGCGGCAGCTGATGCAGGATGAGATTCTCGGAATCTGGGAACGCAGCCGGAAGACCGTCCTGTATGTCACGCACAACATCCAGGAGGCGGCGTATCTCGCCGACCGCATCACCGTGCTGTCGCGGCGGCCGGGGCGCATCCGGGCGGTGGTCCCGGTACCGTTCCCACGGCCCCGGCGCGAGACCCTGCTCGCCGACGCGGCCTTCGGCCGGTTCACGCAGGACGTGTGGTCGATGATTCGCGACGAGGCCAGGACCGCGATGCGCGAGGGCGCCTAG